The following proteins come from a genomic window of Salvia hispanica cultivar TCC Black 2014 chromosome 4, UniMelb_Shisp_WGS_1.0, whole genome shotgun sequence:
- the LOC125221186 gene encoding protein FAR1-RELATED SEQUENCE 5-like, which yields MAEDDMVFIHSVRRISKLTNALSKIPPDSSVNPSMNQMSATLQRAKVFLEEEFCSLLEESSNSRSDLQLEDAYVFGEDVGFSGVFHCTTGLADQFGESRSGSVIPICKPELRPYEGKKFSSLEEGISFYEKYAQESCFDCRRFGNRSSGGVIIFQYVVCNRQGFHTVDSLDVDVSVSEDGNVSDDDEVSSKKRRRRGTKRCGCGARISFKFFSDFGDKYYLVHQFVEKHNHAMVDKDHKRFMKGNRSLNDVHYKFVEDCTKANIGPTSTFNLLKEFFGGYDVVGCTLNDVRNCSRDIKEKLKEVDVQMILNQMQEKKRICEGFFYKYQLSPEDNKLVSLFWSDAESRKHYHMFGDVVAFDTTYSINRYRMVFGPFTGKDNHGCPIAFGAGFVSGENCDAFSWLFTIFVECMGVAPRIIITDQDWGMRLAIEKVLPESENSFFKRYSKPLFNFADFTLQYNNAIDAQRNQTERLDYYDSVITPKYVTDLAFEKQLASVYTDRMFRVVQELIVEADKSCRMISMSTLENIEVFKVSDARKKIFTVRHEIETESYECECKLFLRCGYLCSHLFFILRNKDVKNIPEKYVGNRWLKSELLKAVHGLTIDESASDRGSNKDDKLQIANRCHGRYFGLYQRAFRNKDHLIDLDNLLAGIGPQIFKDDCAGSSSLDKNDSIMNIYGIVVPEEITAHAPDVVSTKGGASDKKSRIKSSIEKAIEKANKPHMRCGKCHKVTDHNARSCGRKQT from the exons ATGGCCGAGGATGATATGGTGTTCATCCATTCGGTTAGGCGGATCTCGAAATTGACGAACGCGTTGAGCAAGATTCCGCCGGATTCGAGCGTGAATCCGTCGATGAATCAGATGAGCGCGACACTGCAGCGCGCGAAGGTGTTTCTAGAGGAGGAATTCTGCTCCTTGTTGGAGGAATCGAGCAATTCGAGGAGCGATCTACAGCTTGAGGA TGCATATGTATTTGGGGAAGATGTTGGATTTAGTGGTGTTTTCCACTGCACTACTGGTTTAGCTGATCAATTTGGGGAAAGTAGATCAG GGTCTGTTATTCCAATTTGCAAGCCTGAGTTGAGGCCTTATGAAGGTAAAAAATTTTCTTCCCTTGAGGAAGGAATTTCCTTTTATGAAAAGTATGCTCAGGAGTCTTGTTTTGATTGTCGAAGATTTGGAAATAGGTCTAGTGGTggtgttattatttttcagtatGTTGTTTGCAATAGACAAGGATTTCATACAGTAGATTCGTTGGATGTTGATGTAAGTGTATCTGAGGATGGTAATGTATCAGATGATGATGAAGTATCTTCAAAGAAGAGACGTAGACGTGGCACCAAAAGGTGTGGATGTGGAGCGAGAattagttttaagtttttttctgattttggtgATAAGTATTACCTTGTGCATCAATTCGTTGAGAAACACAATCATGCTATGGTTGACAAAGATCATAAGCGATTTATGAAAGGTAATCGGAGTTTGAATGATGTTCATTATAAGTTTGTTGAAGATTGCACCAAAGCTAACATCGGTCCTACCTCAACTTTCAACTTATTAAAGGAGTTTTTTGGTGGTTATGATGTTGTTGGGTGTACGTTGAATGATGTTAGGAATTGTTCACGTGAtattaaagagaaattaaaagaagtGGATGTGCAAATGATCCTAAATCAGATgcaagagaagaagagaatttgTGAAGggtttttttacaaatatcaattatCACCTGAAGATAATAAGTTAGTGAGCTTATTCTGGTCTGATGCTGAGTCTCGGAAGCATTACCACATGTTTGGAGATGTTGTAGCATTTGATACAACATATTCAATAAACAg GTATCGTATGGTGTTTGGTCCATTTACCGGGAAAGACAATCATGGTTGTCCTATTGCGTTTGGAGCTGGTTTCGTATCCGGTGAGAATTGTGATGCATTTTCATGGCTTTTCACTATATTTGTTGAATGCATGGGTGTTGCTCCAAGAATCATAATCACTGACCAAGATTGGGGAATGAGGCTTGCcattgagaaggtattaccTG AATCTGAAAACAGTTTTTTTAAGAGGTACTCGAAACCGTTGTTTAATTTTGCTGACTTCACTCTTCAGTATAACAATGCCATTGATGCTCAAAGGAATCAAACTGAAAGGCTTGACTATTATGATTCTGTAATCACTCCAAAATATGTCACTGATTTAGCATTTGAGAAGCAATTGGCATCTGTATACACAGATAGGATGTTTAGAGTGGTACAAGAATTGATTGTTGAGGCTGATAAGAGTTGTCGGATGATTAGCATGTCCACATTGGAGAACATCGAGGTCTTCAAAGTTTCTGATGCTAGAAAGAAGATCTTTACAGTTAGACATGAGATAGAGACTGAGTCATatgaatgtgagtgtaaactATTTTTAAGGTGTGGTTATCTATGCAGCCACCTTTTTTTCATCCTCAGAaacaaagatgtcaaaaatATTCCAGAGAAATATGTTGGTAACCGTTGGCTTAAAAGTGAATTACTAAAGGCAGTTCATGGTCTCACGATTGATGAAAGTGCGTCTGACAGAG GTTCTAACAAAGATGACAAACTACAGATTGCTAATAGGTGTCATGGACGTTACTTTGGTCTATATCAACGTGCTTTTAGGAATAAAGATCATTTGATTGATTTGGATAATTTGCTTGCGGGTATTGGTCCTCAAATCTTTAAAGATGACTGTGCTGGATCGTCTTCTCttgataaaaatgattcaatcaTGAACATATATGGTATTGTTGTTCCTGAAGAAATAACTGCCCATGCTCCAGATGTGGTTAGTACAAAAGGAGGTGCAAGTGACAAGAAAAGCAGGATTAAGTCAAGCATAGAGAAAGCAAttgaaaaagcaaataaacctCATATGCGTTGTGGAAAGTGTCACAAAGTTACTGATCATAATGCTAGAAGTTGTGGCAGAAAGCAGacatga